The genomic DNA GAGCTACACCACCGAGGCCACGCTCACGCGCACCGAGGAGGGTTGGGCGGCGGAGCTCGAGCCCGCCGTGCTCGGCCCCGACCTCACCGACCGGGAGCACCTGGAGATCGCGCCGCTGGACCCGCAGCTCGGCAAGGTCACCGATCGCGACGGCACCGCGCTGTACGGCCCGCACGCCGTGCGCGTGCTCGGGCTCGACAAGACCCAGCTCGAGGAGGACACCCAGGAGGACGAGGCCCGTGAGCTCGCGGGGGTGCTCGGCATCGACGCGGATCGCTACGTGGAGACCGTCGCCGGGTACGGCCCCGACGCCTTCGTCCCCGCGCTCACCGTCCGCGAGGACGACCTGGGGGACTACCCGCTCGAGGAGGCGGCGGACCTCACCGGGTATCGCGCGATCGAGCAGACCCAGCCCCTGGCCGTCGAGCGCGACTTCGCCCCCGGTGTGCTCGGCTCCCTGCGCGAGGCCACGCAGGAGGACATCGAGGGCTCGGACGGAGAGATCGTGGCCGGGGATCTCGTCGGCACCGGTGGCGTGCTCGCCGCGCGGCGGGACGCGCTGGTCGGCGAGACCGGTGTGAACGTCCTCGCCGTCGACGACGAGGCGGAGACCCAGCGCTCCCTGCATCGGGTGGAGCCGACCGACGGCACCGACGTGGCCACGACGCTCGATCAGGACCTGCAGAATCTGGCCACCGAGGCGATCGCGGACGAGGACTCCCCGAGCGCGGTGATCGCCCTGCAGCCCTCGAGCGGGGACCTGCTCGCTGCGGCCCTGGGGCCGACCGGACAGTCCTACCCGGTGGGGCTCGTCGGCCGGTACGCGCCGGGCTCCACCTTCAAGGCCGTCACCGCGCTCGGCCTGCTGCGCGAGGGCGTCACTCCGGACACCACGCTGCAGTGCCCCGAGACGGCGACCGTCGAGGGGGTCACCTTCAAGAACGCCGATTCGCTGGACCCGAGCCTGTTCGGGCCGATGCCGCTGAGCGACGCCATCGCGCACTCCTGCAACACCGCGATGCTGCTCCAGCACGACACCGTCTCCCAGCAGGCGCTCGCCGAGGCCGCGACCACCCTGGGCAGCGGCCAGGAAGCACCGACCGGGCTGGACGCCTTCATGGGCTCGGTCCCGCCGGAGGACGAGGGCGCCCAGCACGCCGCGGCGCTGATGGGCCAGGGCCGGGTGCAGGCCTCACCGCTGTCCATGGCGGTGGTGCTCGCGAGCATCCAGCAGGGCCACACCGTCCACCCCCGGATCCTCGCCGACGACGAGTCCGGCCCGGTCGACGTGGATCAGCCACTGACCGAGGACGAGACCTCGCAGATGCAGGATCTGCTGCGCGGGGTCGTCACCCGCGGCAGCCTCGACGCCTTCGCCGATCTGCCGGGCGATCCGGTGATCGGCAAGACCGGCACCGCCGAGTGGACCGACGAGGACGGTGAGCTGAAGCTCCACTCCTGGGTGATCGTCGCCCAGGGGGACCTGGTCGTCGCGGCCTTCGTCGAGGACGGCAGCTACGGCTCGACGACCGCCGGACCGATCGCCCGCGAGGTGCTCGAGGGCGCCCACGGAGAATGACTCAGTAGGCGATGCGCCTCTCGTGGGCGCGCCAGGCCTCGAACGGGGCGATCGCCTGCACGGTCCGGGTCTGCTCGGTGGGCAGCAGCCGGTGGTGGCCCGGTGTCTCGAAGTACTCGTGGAACGTGGCGTCGTCGAAGCCCGCCCGGGCGGCGTCGTCCCGCCCGGCGGCGAACACCACCCGGTCCACACGCGCCCACAGCGCGGTGGCCAGGCACATGGGGCAGGGCTCGCAGCTCGCATAGAGCACGGCGCCGGGCAGCTCGTGCGTCTCCCGCTGCGCGCAGGCCGTGCGGATCGCCATCACCTCGGCGTGGGCGGTGGGGTCGTGGGCGGTGGTGACCTGGTTGACGCCCTCGACCAGTCCACCGTCGGCCCTCCGCAGGACCGCGCCGAAGGGCCCGCCGCCGTCCGTGACGTTGGCGGTGGCGAGGTCGACGGCCCGGGCGAGGTGGTCGAGGTCGGTGAGGTCGCTCATGACGTCCGATCCTCCCGGATCGCGCCCGTGCGGTCCAGCCTCTAGAGCCCGGCGGCGACCTCGACGGCCTGCCGGATCGCCCGTTCGGCGTCGAGCTCGGCCGCGACGTCGGCCCCTCCGATGACGTGCACCCGGGGCGTGCGGCCCTGGCGCGCGGCGCGGACCTCGTCGGCCAGGTCGTTCGCGCTGACCTGCCCGGCGCAGACCACGACGGTGTCCACCGCGAGGGTGTGCTCGGCCCCGTCCTCGATCAGGTGCAGGCCGTCGGCATCGATCCGCCGGTAGGTGACCCCGCGATGGTGGATGACGCCGGCGTGGCGCAGCTCGGTCCGGTGCACCCATCCGGTGGTGCGCCCGAGGCCGGCGCCGATGCGGGTCTCCTTGCGCTGGAGCAGGTGCACCTCGCGGGCCAGGCGACCGTCGTCCGCCGAGCCGGGCGGGCGGGTGGTGACGCCGCCGCGATGCTCCTCATCGGCCTCGACCACACCCCAGTGCGTCGTCCATCGCGCGGTCTCGAGCGTGGGGGAGGGGCGCGGGGAGGTGAGGTACTCGGCGACGTCGACCCCGATGCCGCCGGCGCCGATGATCGCGACCCGCTCGCCCGGCTCGGCGCGGCCCTCGAGCAGGTCCGCGTAGCTGATGACCTGGGGGCCGCCGTCGACCGGCAGATCGATGACGCGGGGGACGACACCGGTGGCCACGATGACGTCGTGGAAGCCGAGCAGGTCATCCGCGGCCGGGCGGGTTCCCAGGCGGATCCCCACGCCGGCCGCGGCGAGCCGCATCCGCCAGGAGCGCAGCGCCTGCGCGTAGTCCTCCTTGCCGGGGATGTGGGCGGCCAGGCGCAGCTGACCGCCGATCTCCTCGCCGGCCTCGAACAGGGTGACCACATGGCCGCGCTCGGCGGCCGACAGCGCCGCCTCGAGCCCCGCAGGGCCGGCGCCGACGACGGCGACCTTGCGGGCACGGCGCTGCGTGACCGGCCGCAGCACCAGCTCGGTCTCGTGCCCGGCGCGGGGGTTGACCAGGCAGCTGGCCCGCTCGCCCTCGAACACCTTGTCCAGACAGGCCTGGTTGCAGGAGATGCACGCGACCACCTGCGGGGCGCGACCGTCGGCCAGCTTCGCAGGCAGGTGGGGGTCGGCCAGCAGCGGGCGGGCCATGGAGATCAGGTCGGCATGACCGTCGGTGAGGACCTGCTCGGCGACCTCGGGATCGTGGATCCGGTTGGAGGCGACGACGGGGACCTCGACGTGCTCGCGCAGGCGGGCGGTCTGCTCGACGAAGGCGGCGCGCGGCACGGAGGTGACGATCGTGGGCACCCGGGCCTCGTGCCAGCCGATGCCGGTGGACAGCACGTCCACGCCGCGCTCGGTGAGGCCGCTGGCGAGGGCTGCCGTCTCGTCCCAGGTCTGCCCGCCCGGGACCAGATCGAGCAGGGAGATGCGGTAGCTGAGCAGGGCGTCCTCGCCGATCGCCTCACGCACGGCCCGAGCGATCGCCAGCGGCATCGCCCGGCGGCCCTCGGCGCCGCGGCCCCAGCGGTCCCGGCGCCGATTGGTGGTCGGGGCGAGGAACTGGTTGAGCAGGTAGCCCTCGGAACCCATGATCTCGACACCGTCGTAACCGGCGTCGACCGCGCGCCGGGCGGCCTCGGCGAAGTGGTCGACGGTACGGCCGACCCCGCGGCGGGTGAGGCGGCGGGCGCGGAAGGGCGAGAGGCGGGAGCGCGCGCGGCCCGCCGAGGCTCCCAGCGGGTGGAAGGCGTAGCGTCCGGCGTGGAGGAGCTGGAGGAGGATGCGCCCGTCGGCCTCGTGGACCTCGCGGGTGACCATCCGGTGGGCGCGCAGGGCGCGGTCGGTGGCCTGGGCTCCGCGTGGGGTGAGGCGACCGGTGCGGTCGGGGGAGAAGCCACCGGTGACGATCAGTCCGGCGCCGCCGCGGGCGCGCTCGCCGAGATAGGCCGCGAGCTTCTTCGCATCGGCCGGACGGTCCTCGAGCCCGACGTGCATGGATCCCATGACGATGCGGTTGCGCACCTCGAACCGGCCGAGGTCCAGGGGCGAGAGCAGGGCCGGATACGTGCGCGGACCGGTCGGGTGGGGAAGCGGCGTGGGCATGCGCCGATTCTGCCAGGGGGCATGGCGAGGTGCGGACGGGGCGCTCCGTAGGCTGGGCGGTGATCATGCCACCGGACTGAGGAGGAACCCATGTCTTCGCGGCTGCTCGTCATCGTCGACGTCCAGAACGACTTCTGCGAGGGCGGTGCTCTCGGCGTCGGAGGCGGCGCCGGGGTCGCCGCGCGGATCGCCGAGCACGTACGTCGCACCGGTGATCAGTACGACCGCATTCTCGCCAGCAAGGACCGGCATCGCGGGGACACGGACAACGGCGGGCACTTCGCGACGCCGCCGACGGAGCCGGACTTCGAGGAGACCTGGCCCGTGCACTGCGTGGCCGGGTCCGCCGGTGCCGCGTTCCACCCGGAGATGGAGACGCTGGCTGCTGACCTGGGGGATCGGCTCGAGGTGGTGCACAAGGGGTACGGCGTGCCGTCCTACAGCGCACTGGAAGGGCAGGTGGTCGCCACCGGCGAGAGCGTCCAGGCGCTGATCGCGGACAGGGAGTGGGAGCAGATCGACGTGGTCGGTCTCGCCTACGACTTCTGCGTGCGCGCCACGGCGCTCGGTGCGGCCGACGCGGGTGGCGCGGCATCGGTGCGCGTGCTGCGCTCGCTGACCGCTGCCGTGCATCCGGACGGGATCGGTCGA from Brachybacterium sacelli includes the following:
- a CDS encoding penicillin-binding transpeptidase domain-containing protein, which codes for MDEAPLRTRRRGPVIIIIALAVIAALVVGVLLWRDRFGDGAEEAEALAAALASGDFAEVPLEGLSADAAAEEHERVLGQMLEATGEQPTVEMADAGSVEDGTRTATMEWTWTLPHEAGTWSYTTEATLTRTEEGWAAELEPAVLGPDLTDREHLEIAPLDPQLGKVTDRDGTALYGPHAVRVLGLDKTQLEEDTQEDEARELAGVLGIDADRYVETVAGYGPDAFVPALTVREDDLGDYPLEEAADLTGYRAIEQTQPLAVERDFAPGVLGSLREATQEDIEGSDGEIVAGDLVGTGGVLAARRDALVGETGVNVLAVDDEAETQRSLHRVEPTDGTDVATTLDQDLQNLATEAIADEDSPSAVIALQPSSGDLLAAALGPTGQSYPVGLVGRYAPGSTFKAVTALGLLREGVTPDTTLQCPETATVEGVTFKNADSLDPSLFGPMPLSDAIAHSCNTAMLLQHDTVSQQALAEAATTLGSGQEAPTGLDAFMGSVPPEDEGAQHAAALMGQGRVQASPLSMAVVLASIQQGHTVHPRILADDESGPVDVDQPLTEDETSQMQDLLRGVVTRGSLDAFADLPGDPVIGKTGTAEWTDEDGELKLHSWVIVAQGDLVVAAFVEDGSYGSTTAGPIAREVLEGAHGE
- a CDS encoding nucleoside deaminase, whose product is MSDLTDLDHLARAVDLATANVTDGGGPFGAVLRRADGGLVEGVNQVTTAHDPTAHAEVMAIRTACAQRETHELPGAVLYASCEPCPMCLATALWARVDRVVFAAGRDDAARAGFDDATFHEYFETPGHHRLLPTEQTRTVQAIAPFEAWRAHERRIAY
- a CDS encoding NADPH-dependent 2,4-dienoyl-CoA reductase: MPTPLPHPTGPRTYPALLSPLDLGRFEVRNRIVMGSMHVGLEDRPADAKKLAAYLGERARGGAGLIVTGGFSPDRTGRLTPRGAQATDRALRAHRMVTREVHEADGRILLQLLHAGRYAFHPLGASAGRARSRLSPFRARRLTRRGVGRTVDHFAEAARRAVDAGYDGVEIMGSEGYLLNQFLAPTTNRRRDRWGRGAEGRRAMPLAIARAVREAIGEDALLSYRISLLDLVPGGQTWDETAALASGLTERGVDVLSTGIGWHEARVPTIVTSVPRAAFVEQTARLREHVEVPVVASNRIHDPEVAEQVLTDGHADLISMARPLLADPHLPAKLADGRAPQVVACISCNQACLDKVFEGERASCLVNPRAGHETELVLRPVTQRRARKVAVVGAGPAGLEAALSAAERGHVVTLFEAGEEIGGQLRLAAHIPGKEDYAQALRSWRMRLAAAGVGIRLGTRPAADDLLGFHDVIVATGVVPRVIDLPVDGGPQVISYADLLEGRAEPGERVAIIGAGGIGVDVAEYLTSPRPSPTLETARWTTHWGVVEADEEHRGGVTTRPPGSADDGRLAREVHLLQRKETRIGAGLGRTTGWVHRTELRHAGVIHHRGVTYRRIDADGLHLIEDGAEHTLAVDTVVVCAGQVSANDLADEVRAARQGRTPRVHVIGGADVAAELDAERAIRQAVEVAAGL
- a CDS encoding isochorismatase family protein, with product MSSRLLVIVDVQNDFCEGGALGVGGGAGVAARIAEHVRRTGDQYDRILASKDRHRGDTDNGGHFATPPTEPDFEETWPVHCVAGSAGAAFHPEMETLAADLGDRLEVVHKGYGVPSYSALEGQVVATGESVQALIADREWEQIDVVGLAYDFCVRATALGAADAGGAASVRVLRSLTAAVHPDGIGRLEQELAAGGVSIEDV